Proteins encoded by one window of Bacteroidota bacterium:
- a CDS encoding DUF433 domain-containing protein, with translation MNYHNHITITPSIRFGKPCIINTRIAVYDVLGWMASGMNIQQIVEDFPELDEEKIRACLAFAADKEHKLHIAS, from the coding sequence GTGAATTACCATAATCATATAACGATAACTCCATCCATTCGATTCGGAAAACCTTGCATTATTAATACTCGTATTGCAGTTTATGATGTATTGGGTTGGATGGCATCCGGAATGAACATCCAACAAATAGTAGAAGACTTTCCAGAATTAGATGAGGAAAAGATAAGAGCTTGCTTAGCTTTTGCCGCTGATAAAGAGCACAAGCTGCATATTGCGTCATGA
- a CDS encoding cystathionine gamma-synthase yields the protein MKFATKAIHAGQEPDPTTGAIMTPIYQTSTYVQPSPGQHKGYAYARGKNPTRSALEKCIASLENAKYGLCFSSGMGASDAIIKLLRPGDEVIAADDLYGGSYRMFEKVFRPFGIKFHYVNMHDASNINSYINNNTKMLWVETPTNPTMKIIDIAACSEIAKKNNLILVVDNTFASPYLQNPLNLGADIVMHSVTKYLGGHSDVVMGATCTNDDKLYEQLAFIHNSCGATPGPMDSFLVLRGIKTLHVRMERHCYNGKKVAEFLKQHPKVDKVYWPGFTDHPNHAIAKKQMKDFGGMISFTLKGNSKDEAFKITSSTEVFSLAESLGGVESLIGHPATMTHASIPQAEREKSGVVDSLLRLSVGIEDIDDLLEDLKKALG from the coding sequence ATGAAATTCGCAACCAAAGCAATACATGCAGGCCAAGAGCCAGATCCTACAACAGGAGCTATCATGACTCCTATTTACCAAACATCTACGTATGTACAACCAAGTCCGGGTCAGCACAAAGGATACGCCTACGCACGCGGTAAAAACCCAACACGAAGTGCATTAGAAAAATGTATTGCTTCTCTTGAAAATGCAAAATATGGCTTGTGTTTCTCAAGCGGAATGGGGGCTTCCGATGCCATCATAAAATTATTGCGCCCGGGTGATGAGGTAATTGCAGCCGATGATTTATATGGAGGCTCGTATCGCATGTTTGAAAAGGTGTTCAGACCTTTTGGAATAAAATTTCATTATGTAAACATGCACGATGCAAGCAATATAAACTCTTACATAAACAATAACACAAAAATGCTTTGGGTGGAAACACCAACCAACCCAACCATGAAAATTATTGATATAGCGGCTTGTTCAGAGATTGCAAAAAAAAATAATCTGATTTTGGTTGTTGACAACACCTTTGCTTCTCCTTACCTTCAAAACCCGCTTAATCTAGGTGCCGACATTGTTATGCACTCCGTAACAAAATATTTAGGCGGACACTCCGATGTAGTAATGGGAGCAACGTGCACAAATGATGATAAGCTATATGAGCAGTTGGCGTTTATACACAACTCGTGTGGAGCAACTCCGGGGCCAATGGATAGTTTTTTAGTACTGCGTGGAATAAAAACACTGCATGTGCGCATGGAACGCCATTGCTATAATGGTAAAAAGGTTGCCGAATTTTTGAAACAACACCCCAAGGTAGATAAGGTGTATTGGCCAGGATTTACGGACCATCCGAACCATGCAATAGCAAAAAAACAAATGAAAGACTTTGGTGGTATGATTTCGTTTACGCTGAAAGGAAATTCAAAAGACGAAGCATTCAAGATTACATCGAGCACTGAGGTGTTTTCATTAGCAGAATCTTTAGGTGGAGTAGAAAGTTTGATTGGCCATCCAGCCACTATGACTCATGCCTCTATACCACAAGCAGAAAGAGAAAAATCGGGCGTGGTAGATTCATTACTGCGACTAAGTGTAGGTATCGAAGACATTGATGATTTATTAGAAGATTTAAAAAAGGCATTAGGATAG
- the pdxA gene encoding 4-hydroxythreonine-4-phosphate dehydrogenase PdxA, whose protein sequence is MSLDNKIKVGISHGDINGIGLEVIIKTFAEQAMFDVCTPILFSSAKTFAYHKKTITGFDDVAYEIVKDSDRLNLKKINLVSCYEEEVEMELGKPTANGGKYAFKSLDAATVALLNKKIDVLVTAPINKNNIQSNDFKFPGHTEFLEKKFSGNALMILASEQLRVAVVTGHVPVAQVAQHITTDNVYRKIKLLNQSLIKDFGVRKPRIAVLGLNPHAGDNGVIGDEEKTAIIPAIEKARQEGLMVFGPYSADGFFGQGTHSSFDAVLAMYHDQGLIPFKTLAFSTGINYTAGLDVVRTSPDHGTGYDIAGKNQANEQSFRNAIYLACDIFRSRKNLEQISSNPLPITARNSRDRDN, encoded by the coding sequence ATGAGTTTAGATAACAAAATAAAAGTAGGCATATCACACGGAGATATTAATGGTATAGGGTTGGAGGTAATTATTAAAACCTTCGCAGAACAAGCTATGTTTGATGTGTGTACACCCATTTTGTTTAGCTCTGCAAAAACATTTGCCTACCACAAAAAAACAATAACAGGTTTTGATGATGTGGCCTACGAAATTGTAAAAGATTCCGATAGGTTAAATCTTAAAAAAATAAATCTCGTAAGTTGCTACGAAGAAGAAGTGGAGATGGAATTGGGTAAACCTACAGCCAATGGAGGAAAGTATGCGTTTAAATCGCTAGATGCTGCAACGGTGGCACTGTTGAATAAAAAGATTGATGTGTTAGTAACAGCCCCAATTAACAAGAACAACATACAATCAAACGATTTTAAGTTTCCCGGGCACACCGAATTTCTGGAGAAAAAGTTTTCCGGAAACGCATTGATGATATTAGCTTCGGAACAACTGAGGGTTGCGGTGGTTACGGGGCATGTTCCGGTGGCACAGGTAGCACAGCACATTACAACCGACAATGTGTACAGAAAAATTAAACTACTGAATCAATCACTCATAAAAGATTTTGGTGTGCGTAAGCCACGCATAGCGGTTTTAGGGCTTAATCCGCATGCGGGAGATAACGGAGTAATTGGAGACGAAGAAAAAACAGCTATTATTCCCGCCATTGAAAAAGCAAGACAAGAGGGCTTGATGGTATTTGGCCCTTATTCGGCTGACGGATTTTTTGGTCAAGGCACACACAGCTCGTTTGATGCAGTATTGGCTATGTACCACGACCAAGGCTTAATTCCCTTTAAAACACTAGCATTTAGCACAGGCATTAATTATACCGCAGGGTTAGATGTGGTTAGAACATCTCCCGACCACGGTACAGGATATGATATTGCAGGAAAGAATCAAGCAAACGAACAGTCTTTTAGAAATGCGATTTATTTGGCTTGTGATATTTTTAGATCTCGCAAAAACCTAGAGCAAATTAGCTCCAACCCTCTGCCAATAACAGCAAGGAATTCGAGAGATAGAGACAATTAA
- a CDS encoding glycosyltransferase family 39 protein — protein MSAKIKILFVVLYFSILYYSGNIELLNQPPVGSHTWRQADCASFAKMYYEHGMNFLEPRVHNYLSNDGYAAGECPYLYYFIAILYKLFGQHDFIFRGTTLFIFFIGLYNLFLFTYRVTKDQFAALIVPLLLYSIPYINFFSVSFLPDTSALSFTFVGWNFLYKYRETAKNRDIWIAMFFFSLGILLKANAALSLIAIAALFSLEMVGWVTLKKENSWFKRMDAIPILFAFLLAALWYRYAIYYNQSHFVSFLGTSTWPGWPIWESEHENFFHSLRRLVQFTNIYWGPAQFFLFILLSVYVFINNKELSVFFRGVYFLLLIGIAAFVFNFYVGVSENIYYTINLTILPVFTSIFSFHIFKKTNSKIYESILFKGLVLAVFVYFVYDMPKQWQKHNQQPAKWNSALFYEPEFLKLADSVLTPKDAKIICIPDVTPNATLYNMNRQGWTSFTFKSFTKQIIASCALNGAKYIIVDSDNLQKDTTLKHSLGKKLATYKNAFIYTINPIKGNRIKTKSNVYLFSDPGKQNKIIADKTIPGLWETFYIHQLDSNHIALVDYGGNYWCSELNTTEKFITASKQRIADWETFETINHPDGSVSFRAANGKYLLLHPQTKEIRATSKTMNDSTLFFIE, from the coding sequence ATGTCTGCTAAAATAAAAATACTTTTTGTAGTCCTCTATTTTTCTATACTTTATTATTCGGGAAACATAGAGCTACTTAACCAACCACCGGTAGGCAGCCACACCTGGCGGCAAGCAGATTGTGCCTCGTTTGCAAAAATGTACTACGAGCACGGTATGAACTTTTTAGAACCCCGCGTACACAATTATTTGAGTAACGATGGGTATGCAGCCGGAGAATGCCCTTACTTGTACTACTTCATTGCTATACTCTATAAGCTTTTTGGGCAACATGATTTTATTTTTAGGGGAACAACCCTTTTTATTTTTTTTATTGGGTTGTACAATTTGTTTTTATTTACCTATCGGGTAACAAAAGATCAATTTGCAGCTCTGATTGTGCCGCTATTGCTTTATTCCATCCCGTACATTAATTTTTTTTCCGTTAGTTTTTTGCCCGATACTTCTGCGCTCAGCTTTACATTTGTTGGTTGGAATTTTTTATATAAATACCGGGAAACAGCTAAGAATAGAGACATTTGGATAGCAATGTTTTTTTTCTCACTCGGTATTTTATTAAAGGCAAATGCTGCGCTAAGCTTAATTGCTATTGCAGCGCTATTCTCTTTAGAAATGGTTGGCTGGGTTACGCTAAAAAAAGAGAACAGTTGGTTTAAAAGAATGGATGCAATACCCATATTATTCGCCTTCTTGCTGGCTGCGCTTTGGTACAGGTATGCTATATACTACAACCAAAGCCATTTTGTTTCTTTTTTAGGAACAAGCACTTGGCCCGGTTGGCCTATTTGGGAATCAGAACACGAAAATTTTTTTCATTCACTTAGAAGGTTGGTTCAGTTTACCAATATTTATTGGGGACCCGCACAATTCTTTTTATTTATCCTATTAAGCGTATATGTTTTTATAAACAATAAAGAGCTCTCTGTTTTTTTTAGGGGGGTGTATTTTCTTTTATTGATAGGTATTGCAGCCTTTGTATTTAATTTTTATGTAGGCGTAAGCGAGAATATTTATTACACCATCAACCTTACCATACTACCCGTGTTCACATCTATTTTTTCGTTTCATATATTTAAAAAAACCAACTCAAAAATATACGAGAGTATATTGTTTAAGGGGCTGGTATTAGCAGTGTTTGTTTACTTTGTTTATGACATGCCAAAGCAGTGGCAAAAGCACAACCAACAGCCTGCAAAATGGAATTCGGCACTGTTTTATGAGCCGGAGTTTTTGAAATTAGCCGACAGTGTATTGACTCCCAAAGACGCTAAAATTATTTGTATTCCGGATGTTACGCCAAACGCTACTCTTTACAATATGAACAGGCAAGGTTGGACATCGTTTACATTCAAATCTTTTACAAAACAAATTATTGCCAGCTGTGCCTTGAATGGAGCAAAATACATTATTGTTGATTCGGATAACCTGCAAAAAGATACAACACTGAAACATTCTCTAGGAAAAAAACTCGCTACGTATAAAAATGCATTTATTTACACCATAAATCCAATTAAAGGAAATAGAATAAAAACAAAAAGCAATGTTTATTTATTTTCAGATCCTGGTAAACAGAATAAAATAATTGCCGATAAAACTATTCCGGGATTATGGGAAACATTTTATATACATCAACTAGATAGCAACCACATTGCACTTGTTGATTATGGTGGAAACTATTGGTGTTCCGAACTAAACACAACAGAAAAGTTTATTACAGCATCCAAACAAAGAATTGCAGACTGGGAAACATTTGAAACCATAAACCACCCCGATGGATCTGTTTCCTTTAGAGCGGCAAACGGAAAATATTTATTGTTGCACCCGCAAACAAAAGAAATTAGAGCCACAAGCAAAACAATGAACGACTCAACTCTTTTTTTTATTGAATAG
- a CDS encoding NUDIX hydrolase — protein MAKKYTYKQERALVTIDCVVLTYHKNNFYVLLNKKEAKDFWTIIGTPLKLKEDATETISKEVKEKTGAKNFYITQLAAYAGVKRNPKERSVSISYVCIIPEIEPISTENKKWFSLKNLPTLGFDHKIIIKDSYDKIKTRVNSVLFLAAILPKRFTISQMQNMVEVLSNKTFDKRNFRKKIISQKIVEPLKELQRNVNHRAAQYYKIAPKALEKTI, from the coding sequence ATGGCAAAAAAGTATACATACAAACAAGAACGAGCACTTGTAACTATTGATTGTGTTGTCTTAACTTATCATAAAAACAATTTTTATGTGTTGTTAAATAAAAAAGAAGCGAAAGATTTTTGGACAATTATCGGAACACCTCTTAAACTAAAAGAAGACGCTACAGAAACAATATCAAAAGAAGTAAAAGAAAAAACAGGCGCAAAAAATTTTTATATAACGCAACTCGCTGCCTATGCAGGCGTTAAAAGAAATCCAAAAGAGCGAAGTGTTTCTATTTCTTACGTATGTATTATTCCGGAGATAGAACCTATCTCCACAGAAAATAAAAAATGGTTCTCGTTGAAAAACCTTCCAACGCTCGGTTTTGACCACAAAATAATTATTAAAGATTCTTATGATAAAATTAAAACACGCGTAAATAGTGTTTTGTTTTTAGCAGCTATATTGCCCAAGCGGTTTACCATTTCTCAAATGCAAAATATGGTAGAGGTGCTATCCAATAAAACATTCGACAAAAGAAATTTCAGAAAAAAAATTATTTCCCAGAAAATTGTAGAGCCGCTAAAAGAACTACAAAGAAACGTAAACCATCGTGCTGCACAATACTATAAAATAGCTCCGAAAGCATTAGAAAAAACCATTTAA
- a CDS encoding ribose-phosphate pyrophosphokinase → MNKLFFSTKNYSYLRDQLVASTKADCGTVETTLFPDGERYQRIITPVEKRNVVLIGGTINENDTLELYDLACTLAQNGCSELTIVIPYFGYSTMERAIKYGEVVTAKTRALLLSSIPACNNGNKIILFDLHTEGLPHYFETTVKPIHVYCKPLIIELCKELAGTDFVLASTDAGRAKWVESLATDMSVDIGFISKKRISGTETEVLSINADVNNKTVVIYDDMIRTGGSLINAARAYKQAGANKIIAITTHGLFSNNALEKIKATNLFEKIGCTDTHINALSSKDSFLVVKSIDKLIAENC, encoded by the coding sequence ATGAACAAACTATTTTTCTCTACAAAAAACTACTCTTATTTACGAGACCAATTGGTTGCATCAACAAAAGCAGATTGCGGAACGGTTGAAACAACTTTGTTTCCTGATGGAGAGCGTTACCAAAGAATAATAACTCCTGTAGAAAAAAGAAATGTTGTCTTAATTGGGGGCACTATAAACGAGAATGATACACTAGAACTGTACGACCTAGCCTGTACTCTAGCGCAAAATGGGTGTTCAGAACTTACTATTGTTATTCCCTACTTTGGCTATTCTACCATGGAAAGAGCGATAAAGTATGGAGAAGTAGTAACAGCTAAAACAAGAGCGCTGCTACTTTCTTCTATTCCTGCCTGCAACAACGGTAACAAAATAATATTGTTCGATTTACACACCGAAGGACTACCGCATTATTTTGAAACTACAGTTAAGCCCATTCATGTTTACTGCAAACCCTTAATAATAGAACTTTGCAAAGAACTTGCCGGAACAGATTTTGTACTTGCCAGTACAGATGCAGGTAGAGCAAAGTGGGTAGAATCGCTAGCTACTGATATGAGCGTAGATATTGGTTTTATAAGTAAAAAAAGAATCAGTGGAACAGAGACAGAGGTGCTTTCAATAAATGCTGATGTAAATAACAAAACAGTTGTAATTTATGATGACATGATTAGAACCGGAGGCTCTTTAATTAATGCAGCAAGGGCTTATAAGCAAGCCGGTGCAAATAAAATTATAGCAATTACAACGCACGGGCTTTTTTCAAACAATGCACTCGAAAAAATAAAAGCAACGAATCTATTTGAGAAAATAGGTTGTACTGACACACACATTAACGCCCTTAGTAGTAAAGATTCTTTTCTTGTAGTAAAAAGTATTGATAAACTTATTGCGGAAAATTGCTAA
- a CDS encoding serine hydrolase translates to MNRLKKGVLITLSFLLCGALLIQLTNNNHVYRAVAYTYLKGRTGPGIEDHKYFKHTDVVAKNYRALPNSSSYNKKELTPEELAIIEKYKTEAFLVIKNDSVVYEHYWDGYSEDSRSNSFSMAKTIVSILVGIAINEGKIKNIDQPVADFIPSFKVGVKQQITIRHLVTMSSGIGFDEHYKNPLAYPAKAYYGKDINKLTLGYEATEQPGKVFNYLSGNTQLLGIILESATGLSLNEYASQKLWNPINAKNTAWWDIDDAGNEKAYCCFNSNARDFSRIGLLYLHKGKWNDKQIVSEQYASESVVPANLVNTRGEKNTCYGYSWWIMNYKTKNIFYARGILGQYVFVVPSENLVVVRLGWDRAKRKETDDHSPDAYSYLDIALNKYATNN, encoded by the coding sequence ATGAATAGGTTAAAAAAAGGGGTATTAATTACATTATCGTTTTTGTTGTGCGGAGCATTGTTAATTCAGCTTACCAACAACAACCATGTGTATAGAGCAGTTGCATACACCTACCTTAAAGGCCGCACCGGACCTGGTATTGAAGATCATAAGTACTTTAAACACACAGATGTAGTTGCGAAAAATTATCGCGCATTGCCCAATTCATCGTCTTACAATAAAAAAGAACTAACTCCGGAAGAGCTTGCTATTATTGAGAAATACAAAACAGAAGCTTTTTTGGTCATCAAGAACGATTCGGTGGTTTACGAACATTATTGGGATGGATACAGCGAAGACTCTCGCAGCAACTCGTTTTCTATGGCAAAAACAATTGTTTCTATACTTGTTGGTATTGCAATAAATGAAGGTAAAATAAAAAATATCGACCAACCGGTTGCTGATTTTATTCCGAGTTTTAAAGTTGGAGTCAAGCAGCAAATTACAATTCGGCACTTGGTTACAATGAGCTCTGGAATTGGGTTTGATGAGCACTACAAAAATCCACTTGCTTATCCAGCAAAAGCATATTACGGAAAGGACATTAACAAACTTACGCTTGGTTATGAGGCTACAGAGCAGCCCGGAAAGGTTTTTAATTATTTAAGTGGTAACACCCAACTGTTGGGGATAATCTTGGAGAGTGCGACCGGCTTAAGTTTGAATGAATACGCCTCTCAAAAACTTTGGAATCCTATTAACGCCAAAAATACCGCTTGGTGGGACATTGACGATGCTGGTAACGAAAAAGCGTATTGTTGTTTTAATTCTAACGCACGAGACTTTTCTCGTATTGGATTGCTGTATTTACATAAAGGCAAATGGAATGATAAACAAATTGTATCGGAGCAATATGCTAGTGAATCGGTTGTGCCGGCCAATCTTGTAAATACACGTGGAGAAAAAAACACTTGCTATGGATATTCCTGGTGGATTATGAATTACAAAACCAAGAACATTTTTTACGCACGAGGAATTTTGGGACAATACGTATTTGTTGTACCTTCAGAAAACCTAGTCGTGGTGCGCCTAGGATGGGATAGAGCAAAAAGAAAAGAAACAGACGATCACTCCCCTGATGCATATTCCTATTTAGATATTGCATTAAATAAATACGCTACCAATAACTAG
- a CDS encoding leucyl aminopeptidase family protein, with protein MITLKKATVAAKGESVLILAKSVDSIPSNIQLTTDQKLYIKQRIADNEKRLVFINKLGHYVIFLQIDEKVNGYNSVEKIRKNASTVASVLNDNKIKEITVFNLTSNPTYSFAAAEGLVLGSYQFIRFKKDAKKEQNTLKSVHIIDAKLDNKEVETMSIILDATYKARDLVNLPLSHLNAVGLAKEIEKMGKESGCKVEVFNKSKIQSLKMGGLLSVNKGSIDPPTFTIMEWKPKNAKNKKPYVLVGKGVVYDTGGLSLKPTANSMDLMKCDMAGSATVSCAVYAIAKAKLPIHVIALVPATDNRPGGNAYAPGDVITMYDGTNVEMLNADAEGRMILADALSYAKKYNPELVLDFATLTGAAMAAIGPQGMVCMGVLDEKIKTKLKDSGNNVYERLAEFPFWEEYGDLIKSEIADIKNVGGPSAGAITAGKFLYHFTSYPWMHFDIAGPAFISAKDGYKSKGGTGVGVRFLFDFFRNI; from the coding sequence ATGATAACACTAAAAAAAGCCACAGTAGCAGCCAAAGGTGAGTCTGTACTTATACTTGCAAAATCGGTTGATTCAATACCGTCTAACATACAACTTACTACAGATCAAAAATTGTATATAAAACAACGAATTGCTGATAATGAAAAAAGGTTGGTTTTTATCAATAAACTCGGTCACTACGTTATTTTTTTACAAATAGATGAAAAAGTAAATGGATATAATTCTGTTGAGAAAATCAGAAAAAACGCAAGCACAGTAGCATCTGTACTAAACGACAATAAGATAAAAGAAATAACTGTTTTTAATTTAACGAGCAATCCAACTTATTCTTTTGCTGCTGCAGAGGGATTAGTATTGGGTTCATATCAGTTTATCCGTTTTAAAAAGGATGCGAAAAAAGAACAAAACACACTTAAATCTGTACATATAATTGATGCTAAACTTGACAATAAAGAGGTAGAGACTATGTCTATTATTCTTGATGCAACTTATAAAGCGCGAGATTTAGTTAATTTGCCTCTAAGCCACTTAAACGCGGTAGGGTTGGCAAAGGAGATAGAAAAAATGGGGAAAGAGTCGGGTTGTAAGGTTGAGGTTTTTAATAAATCGAAAATACAATCGCTTAAGATGGGCGGCTTGTTATCAGTAAACAAGGGAAGTATAGACCCCCCAACGTTTACCATAATGGAGTGGAAGCCTAAAAATGCAAAAAATAAAAAACCGTATGTGTTAGTTGGTAAGGGTGTGGTGTACGATACAGGCGGATTATCCTTAAAGCCAACAGCAAATTCTATGGATTTGATGAAGTGTGATATGGCTGGCTCTGCAACTGTTTCGTGTGCGGTATATGCCATAGCTAAAGCAAAACTACCTATTCATGTGATAGCGCTAGTTCCCGCCACAGACAACCGCCCTGGAGGAAATGCCTATGCACCGGGCGATGTAATAACTATGTACGATGGAACAAACGTAGAAATGTTGAACGCAGATGCTGAAGGACGAATGATATTGGCAGATGCTCTTTCGTATGCAAAAAAATACAATCCGGAACTGGTGTTGGATTTTGCAACCCTTACCGGTGCAGCAATGGCAGCTATTGGTCCACAGGGCATGGTGTGTATGGGTGTGTTGGATGAAAAAATAAAAACAAAACTAAAAGACTCAGGAAATAATGTGTATGAACGCTTGGCGGAGTTCCCATTTTGGGAAGAATATGGCGATTTGATAAAATCAGAGATTGCAGATATTAAAAATGTGGGCGGCCCTAGTGCCGGTGCTATTACCGCAGGAAAGTTTTTGTATCATTTTACTTCTTATCCATGGATGCATTTTGATATTGCCGGACCTGCGTTTATCAGCGCAAAAGACGGTTACAAATCAAAAGGTGGAACAGGCGTGGGAGTTAGGTTTTTGTTTGATTTTTTTAGAAATATCTAG
- a CDS encoding glycosyltransferase family 2 protein yields the protein MQPEISVIIPVHNEELVLDAAYTRITASIKKISSNYELLFVNDGSKDKSIELIKRFASIDNNVKYIDLSRNFGHQIALSAGIDAALGNSVVIIDADLQDPPELIAELYNKLNEGFDVVYAKRRERKGERFLKKLVAKYFYRVFSKIIPFEIPIDTGDFRILNKRIVEQLRQMPEQQRFLRAQIAWLGFNQSFVEFDREPRYAGKGTYTYKKLWAMAVDGITAFSSTPLKIASNIGLCLLTISVVLLGYLFFNWLETNQHPSSALLLLFAILFIGSIQLICLGIIGEYISRINTNVRNRPLYVVKQRN from the coding sequence ATGCAACCAGAAATTTCAGTCATTATTCCTGTACACAACGAAGAATTGGTGTTGGATGCAGCTTATACTCGTATTACGGCAAGTATAAAAAAAATCTCTTCGAATTACGAGCTACTGTTTGTGAATGATGGTAGTAAAGATAAGTCGATAGAACTCATTAAACGCTTTGCGTCTATTGACAACAACGTAAAGTACATTGATTTAAGTAGAAATTTCGGACATCAAATAGCGTTATCTGCCGGCATTGATGCTGCACTAGGAAACTCGGTGGTTATAATAGATGCCGACCTGCAAGACCCACCGGAATTAATAGCTGAGCTATATAACAAATTAAATGAGGGTTTTGATGTAGTGTATGCAAAACGTAGAGAGAGAAAGGGTGAGCGCTTTTTGAAAAAGCTAGTTGCAAAATATTTTTACAGAGTTTTTTCAAAAATAATTCCTTTCGAAATACCAATAGATACAGGCGATTTTAGAATCCTAAACAAACGTATTGTTGAGCAGCTCAGACAAATGCCCGAACAGCAGCGCTTTCTACGAGCACAAATTGCTTGGCTTGGTTTTAACCAATCGTTTGTTGAGTTTGACAGAGAACCCAGATATGCCGGAAAGGGAACCTATACGTACAAAAAATTGTGGGCAATGGCTGTTGATGGAATAACGGCTTTTTCCAGCACACCACTAAAAATAGCTTCTAATATAGGCTTGTGCTTATTAACAATATCGGTAGTGTTATTGGGTTATCTTTTTTTTAATTGGTTAGAAACAAATCAACATCCATCATCTGCTTTATTGTTGTTGTTTGCTATATTGTTTATCGGTAGCATTCAGTTAATTTGTTTGGGGATAATTGGAGAGTATATATCACGCATAAACACCAACGTTAGGAATAGACCGTTGTATGTAGTAAAGCAACGCAACTGA
- a CDS encoding DUF5615 family PIN-like protein codes for MKLLFDQNISFRVVKTISSLFPNSASVKELYLENKSDVDIWYYAKQHNYTIVTFDSDFIDLAILKKQSPKIIFFRTGNTSTQNIISTLNANFLSIKHFIEKEDSTIIFELYK; via the coding sequence ATGAAGCTACTGTTTGATCAAAACATTTCTTTTCGAGTTGTTAAAACAATTTCGAGCCTATTTCCTAATAGCGCTTCGGTAAAGGAATTATACCTAGAAAACAAATCAGATGTTGACATTTGGTATTATGCGAAACAACATAATTATACTATCGTTACTTTTGACTCCGACTTTATAGATTTAGCAATACTTAAAAAACAATCACCAAAAATTATTTTTTTTCGTACCGGAAACACATCCACACAAAACATTATAAGTACTTTAAACGCTAACTTTTTAAGTATTAAACATTTTATTGAAAAAGAAGACTCAACTATTATTTTTGAATTATATAAATAA